In Rosa rugosa chromosome 4, drRosRugo1.1, whole genome shotgun sequence, the genomic stretch AACAACAAAACAATTGTGGGTAGTATTGGGAGCACTTTAGATCCTTTgaagagggagggagggagggaaggAGTTTTACCAAATAGTCATCCTGCCACTTGCTATAGAAGTCAGCCAGAACATCATCACGAGCTTTACCAGGATTTTGGGCTATGGCTGCCAAAGCTGCAAACTGATCGGTCATGTTTGTGGCAGCCTTATACTCATGTAGCACAAGCTCAGTGCATGTTGAATCTTCAAGGGATGCAAGATATGCTATAAATGAAACAAAATAGTGAGTTCATTAAAAGTTCAACTTCACTAATACTGAGCAAAATCATCTTACAAAAGAATATAACAGACCAAGAGCAATATTCTTCAGAGCACGTCTGGCCAGATTAGGGTGGTCAAACACGTACTCTTCTGAGCTCCTGTTGTTCTCAACCTGTGAATCATACATGGTTCAAGTTCATTTCTGTGTAGATTAcatttaaaagtaaaaaaagcaCATAGCAGTAATTGCTCTATaaatgattaagtaaatccTCAAAATATTAGCTTACTGTGCGAAGAAGCTCTGCTTTCAGTTCATTCGCAAGCTGCTTCTTTATAAAAGTTCGAACAGCATGAACAGCATCAGGATCTGCAACTTCCATGATATCCATTATCTCTCCTTCGCCAGGCAGAGTTATTGCTTTTGCAACAAATTCCTAGTAAACCAAAGCAATAAAGTTAAATAATCTATTAATTCTCCCAAAGTCCCAAAATACatttgaaaagagaaaaagaataatgGCACCATTCATACTTTATCCAAGCTAGAGTCGGATAGTATGCTTTTGAGCCCATGCAGAAACTTAGGATTCAAGACCAAAGGTTTGTTTTGTTGAAAATCAGCAACCAAACTTAGCATCAACTTACGCGCCAGCACTTGTCCCGCCTCCCAGCTACAATACAAATTTGAAAATGTAAAGATCTCATTCAGGGGTTTCAATTAATCATAAGAGAGTTTTGAGGTATTAAAAGACAAACCGATTGAATCCATCTGAATCATAAGCGAGGAGTAAATAGAGATCGTCATCAGTGAGATCAGTTTCCAGACGAATAGGTGCACTATATCCGCGTAGTAGAGATGGAATGGGCCGCTCAGATACATCAGAGAAGACaaactcttcttctttctgcatAGGAAAGTACAACTGTTATATAATATGCGAAAATCGACCAGCAAGAACTTTCCTTGGCTGTATCTCAAAACAGGTAGCAGGCCATTTCTCAGTTCTCAATACAAGCACTTAGGAAAGTTAGTGTATATTAGAATTCAATTTTACACTACAATACCCGCATCTTTTCCCACAATATATACCATCTGGTAAATTGGTGTTGAAAAGTTCACCTACTCTaacaacaacaagaacaacagcaattgTCATTTTTTATTTAACTAGTTAACTTTGAGTGAAGAATACAAATAGGATGTTgacacaccaaaaaaaaaaaaagtaagaaatgGTCTAGCTACTATTAGACATTAATTGCCAATCAAAGATAAGTTTTGGTATATGTAGCCTCCAAAggcaaaagaaaccaaaaaccaaccaaaaccctGCCTGACATTAGTACCAACACAATATGGTATCAACCAAAATATTCGATTGAAGGAAGCATAGGTTCACATGGGAAATTTGAACCGACCTTCGTTACTCTAAGAACTGTTGTGTAGACTGGCTGACCATTGCTAGCAATAGATTGCAATGTCCCATCATGATACACAGAGGAGAGGGAAATCTCCTTGCCAGTTGAATCAAGCAAACCTACTGCCACTGGAATGAACATAGGTTCTTTAACAGGCTGCCCTGGAGTTGGTGGTACCTCTTGACTGATAATGTCCACATTCCAACACAGCTAGTTATCAATTCCACCAAATAAAAGAGAAAGataaagcaaaacacaaaaaatTAGACCACAATTATATACCTAAATTTCAAAGAAAAAGTACGGGCTTCAGCGTTGTAAGACGATGCAACTTTGACAACAGGGGTCCCAGCCTGGGAGTACCTGCAGTTTAGTTACACTAAGATGTCAGTATTAAAACCATCAAAAGGAAACACAAAAAAGTGAAAGAGATGTATACCATTGTAAGAAGTTAGCAAAATCTGCATTGTTGGCATCTCGCATGGCAGCAAAAAAGTCTTCACAGGTTACAGCTTGTCCATCATGTCTCTTGAAGTAAAGATCCATACCCTGAATAGGGAGAACTCGTATAAACTGACAATGCAAAATGGGGATCTCTAATCATTCAAGAACCAGTCTTAGACATATCTTCTATGTTACCTTTCGGAATCCTTCAGTCCCGAGTAAGGTTTTGTACATCCTGACCACTTCAGCTCCCTGATAAAATTGGATCATAAGAATAAATCATTATAATACTGACACTAGAGTTTTTCTAtctgcaagagagagagagagagagccaaacCTTTTCATACACCTGTAAGGTAAAAACGGAACAACAAAGGATAATTAGAAACCTTGTTCATGGATTATAgaaaaagagataaaaaaaataaacatacaattgcaaatccctACCGTCACTGCATGTAGAAGTCAGCAATGGCCCACAAGTTGAATCATATCCAACGTGATTGCACAAGAAACCAAATATGTCAACAATGAGATCACAAGTCCTATGgcattcagaaaaaaaaaatgtatacgGCTCTACTCTAAAAAAATGTTTGGAGGAAAAAAGAACATGCCTGTATAGAAGTTATCCATctgcaagaaaagaaaacaatgtgAATACGCGTTCAAAGACAGTAGTTAGAAAAGTATGAGAATAATCTACCAACTATAGATTGAGCGCTACCAAATAAAAGATGATATCTGACCTTGATGTAAGAATGTGGCCGCACAGGATGAGCCATGGGACCAGCATcctaaaagaccaaaaaaacaTATATCAGCACTGAAATGTGGCACAGTATCCAGTTAGAGCATCTAATGCACACCCAACTCTGGGCTCACAACTTATGAAAACTCACTAATATAGTATGCACAAAATAAAGTCTCAATTAGAAGTTGTagaaacacaaaatcaaaaggTACCTGTGGAAACTGATAAGTTCTGAGTTTGGAAACATCACCAATCCGCTTTACAGTGCGACTACCCATATCAGATGAAAATTCCTACATATAAATAAAGATCATAAATGAGCAATAATCCTTATGTCAAAGGATCAAGCTATAAGGTTATAAATGTCACCAAGTGCCTTAAGGAAAGAGTTAAAAAGTTATACCTGATCACGGAACACAGTAAGACCCTCCTTCAGGCTGAGCTGAAACCAGTCACGACATGTCACTCTGCAGTTTATATAAGAGAAATAATTAGCTCCCATATTCTttgttaaaataaaaaaaaaaaaagattcctGTTCAGTACATGGCTACATGCTGAACCCACTTTGAACAGATGCAGCTATTTTCAGATTACAGACTTCAATAAGAAAGTTAAACGGATATAGAATGTATGTACAGACAAGGTGGAAAGGTCTGAGGATGTAAAGAGAAAAAGGGAAGGAGGCACACAGGACAGGATGCATTATGCATATCCTCCAAAATAAAATATACCGCGCTGTAGATAAACCAACCTGTTGCCAGTCCAGTTATGGAAATACTGCAAaagataaaaattaaaacaaaaaaaagggtaGAAAAGGATCAGAACTAATTCTATTCCAGGCCATTAATCTTAAATTATCATAGGATGTGGCTTTGCAATAAACATACCTCATGGCCAATGACTCCCAAAATGGCAGCATAATCTCCATCAGAAGCAGTTTGTGGAGATGCCAAGACAAGTTTGGAATTGAAGATCTGTAGAGtttcaattcaataattatAAACTTAATGGAATATATGGAACTGTTCCATTGTGACAAGGCTACATTATTAAAGAAAACTTACATTCAAGCTCTTGTTTTCCATAGCTCCCCTAATAATTGAACAAGGATCAAAAGGAAAATATCAGTAATTACACGATCGAAAAAGGTAAACTTAGGGAAATGAACATTAGTCACTTTCCATTTTGAAAATCCAACTTTCAAATGCATGCTTAATTAGATGATTAACTATTATCCAGAAAGAAAAATAGCACATACATGTTAAAATCTGGAACAGCTACAATGTTGAAGAGATCCAGGTCATACTCAAGACCAAAAACCTGTGAGGAATAGGCAACATATGTGAGCAGAGTACAATAAGCTATGTAatcaaaatataaataataaaccTACGATATTAAAACCAATACTTTTCGTAACATGAAGATACTCACATCCTCATCCCATTTCATAGCCGCCTTTAGTGAATACATGGCATGTGCAGTCTTTGGTACGTCTTGAGCTGGGGTCCAAATCCTCAAGGCCACCGTCcgacctgatcgagtaacaaatgTGTCATCTCTACTCTCAAGCTGTCCAGCAACCAAAGCAAACAAGTAGCAGGGTTTCTTGAAGGGGTCCTCCCAAAGAGCATAATGTTTGTTACCCTGAACCAAAGGCACACAACTAAGATAAATAACAGTACACTTAGAATCTATTTAATTGCTTGCTTCGTAAATGATGTTCACCTCCAGGTCTCCCTGCTCTATGAGATTTCCATTAGACAACAACACTGGGTATAATGATTTATCAGCTTCTATGCGGCATGTATATTTTGCCATTATATCAGGACGGTCCTGTTTCAAATTAAAAACTAAGTTGATCAATATTTTATAACTATAACTGCAGTATACAATCAATTAAACTTTTCAAACCTGATAGAATGTGATTTTACGAAAACCTTCAGCTTCACACTGAGTACAGAAATTCCCAGATGACTTGTAAAGACCCTACAGTAAAACTAATCTCAGGTTAGGGTAAAAAAGAAACCAATATtaggaagaaaaaaattgtagaTATGATGACATGCACCTCTAATGATGTGTTCTTCTGGGGATACGTCTCTGTTTCAATTTCTAAAGTAAATGTACCACTAGGTAGTGATTTTATCGTCAGGTGGCGCGAATCCAATTGGTAGTCGTCCTCCTATAAGGGGGGAAAACAGTAAGTATGCTACAAATTATACCCTTTCCCGAAGGTGGGAAGGCAAGAAAAAACAGCACTTTATGACACAGAAATAAGTACATGAAGGATGTATAAAATAGGAAAGTACAGACTGTTGATCTATGTATATATCTATTAAAAGATGGCAACTTAAACAACCCTTCTATGCATTGCATTAAGTAAAAGTTCATTCAATAGAATAATAGAAACTACATGCCTTTAAATCCTTGCTATTGATGCGAATAGAGAGCAACTTAAGATCTTTCCCATCCAAGACCAATGGGGAAGAGGAGCCTGTCATAGAGACTGATAATAAGTTCTTCAAAGTCACATGTAACATCATTGAAAAAGATAAGCAATGA encodes the following:
- the LOC133742873 gene encoding puromycin-sensitive aminopeptidase isoform X2, translating into MARLVLPCKSSAFVRTSLLGLISSAPRHSRVSFLRNSAKQVSRYRFLTSEAVCRRNCRFPYTSVPRDRQGSSRLICSVATETVPEQFEESKMGTPKEIFLKDYKMPDYYFDTVDLKFSLGEEKTIVTSKIAVFPRVEGSSSPLVLDGKDLKLLSIRINSKDLKEDDYQLDSRHLTIKSLPSGTFTLEIETETYPQKNTSLEGLYKSSGNFCTQCEAEGFRKITFYQDRPDIMAKYTCRIEADKSLYPVLLSNGNLIEQGDLEGNKHYALWEDPFKKPCYLFALVAGQLESRDDTFVTRSGRTVALRIWTPAQDVPKTAHAMYSLKAAMKWDEDVFGLEYDLDLFNIVAVPDFNMGAMENKSLNIFNSKLVLASPQTASDGDYAAILGVIGHEYFHNWTGNRVTCRDWFQLSLKEGLTVFRDQEFSSDMGSRTVKRIGDVSKLRTYQFPQDAGPMAHPVRPHSYIKMDNFYTVTVYEKGAEVVRMYKTLLGTEGFRKGMDLYFKRHDGQAVTCEDFFAAMRDANNADFANFLQWYSQAGTPVVKVASSYNAEARTFSLKFSQEVPPTPGQPVKEPMFIPVAVGLLDSTGKEISLSSVYHDGTLQSIASNGQPVYTTVLRVTKKEEEFVFSDVSERPIPSLLRGYSAPIRLETDLTDDDLYLLLAYDSDGFNRWEAGQVLARKLMLSLVADFQQNKPLVLNPKFLHGLKSILSDSSLDKEFVAKAITLPGEGEIMDIMEVADPDAVHAVRTFIKKQLANELKAELLRTVENNRSSEEYVFDHPNLARRALKNIALAYLASLEDSTCTELVLHEYKAATNMTDQFAALAAIAQNPGKARDDVLADFYSKWQDDYLVVNKWFALQAASDIPGNVENVRKLLSHPAFDLGNPNKVYSLIGGFGSSPVNFHAKDGSGYKFLGEIVTELDKINPQVASRMVSALSRWKRFDVTRQNLAKAQLEKILSTNGLSENVFEIASKSLAA
- the LOC133742873 gene encoding puromycin-sensitive aminopeptidase isoform X1 translates to MARLVLPCKSSAFVRTSLLGLISSAPRHSRVSFLRNSAKQVSRYRFLTSEAVCRRNCRFPYTSVPRDRQGSSRLICSVATETVPEQFEESKMGTPKEIFLKDYKMPDYYFDTVDLKFSLGEEKTIVTSKIAVFPRVEGSSSPLVLDGKDLKLLSIRINSKDLKEDDYQLDSRHLTIKSLPSGTFTLEIETETYPQKNTSLEGLYKSSGNFCTQCEAEGFRKITFYQDRPDIMAKYTCRIEADKSLYPVLLSNGNLIEQGDLEGNKHYALWEDPFKKPCYLFALVAGQLESRDDTFVTRSGRTVALRIWTPAQDVPKTAHAMYSLKAAMKWDEDVFGLEYDLDLFNIVAVPDFNMGAMENKSLNIFNSKLVLASPQTASDGDYAAILGVIGHEYFHNWTGNRVTCRDWFQLSLKEGLTVFRDQEFSSDMGSRTVKRIGDVSKLRTYQFPQDAGPMAHPVRPHSYIKMDNFYTGMFFYQGAEVVRMYKTLLGTEGFRKGMDLYFKRHDGQAVTCEDFFAAMRDANNADFANFLQWYSQAGTPVVKVASSYNAEARTFSLKFSQEVPPTPGQPVKEPMFIPVAVGLLDSTGKEISLSSVYHDGTLQSIASNGQPVYTTVLRVTKKEEEFVFSDVSERPIPSLLRGYSAPIRLETDLTDDDLYLLLAYDSDGFNRWEAGQVLARKLMLSLVADFQQNKPLVLNPKFLHGLKSILSDSSLDKEFVAKAITLPGEGEIMDIMEVADPDAVHAVRTFIKKQLANELKAELLRTVENNRSSEEYVFDHPNLARRALKNIALAYLASLEDSTCTELVLHEYKAATNMTDQFAALAAIAQNPGKARDDVLADFYSKWQDDYLVVNKWFALQAASDIPGNVENVRKLLSHPAFDLGNPNKVYSLIGGFGSSPVNFHAKDGSGYKFLGEIVTELDKINPQVASRMVSALSRWKRFDVTRQNLAKAQLEKILSTNGLSENVFEIASKSLAA